The DNA sequence AGCGCGGCCTTGGCGGTGCCGTAAGCGGCGAACCCCCGCCCGGGCACCCGGCCCATGGTGGAGGTGATGTTGATGATGGAGCCGCCACCGGAGTGCTCCAGCATCAGCGGCACCGCCGCGATGGTCAGCGCGTGCGCGGTGGCGACATTGAACGTGAACGCGTCTTTGAGGTCTTTGGTCGACGTGGTCAGCAAGGTGTTGGGCATCGTTCCGCCGACGTTGTTGACGACGATGTCGAGCTTGCCGAAGGCCTCGACCGCTTCGGCGGCCAGCTTCGCCGTCTCCTCGGGATGGGCGAGATCAGCGACCACGATGTGGGCGCGACGGCCCGTCGCACGGACCTGCTGCGCGACGGTCTCTAGTTCCGATTGGGTGCGTGACGCGATCACCACGTTGGCGCCGGCTTCGGCGAACGCCACCGCGATGGCGGCGCCCAAGCCCCGGCCAGCGCCGGTAACGACGGCCGTTTGATTATCGATTCGGAATTTGTCGAGTATCACGGCGCCACGCTAACAAGGATCGATCGTGAGCTGAACCCCTTTTTTTGAAACACGTTCTAACAAGATGCGGGTCTGCCGTGAGTGCGCTGCGAACGTCAGTAGATTCGCGTACAATCGAAAGTATGTTCGATCAATCCCTTCCGTCATTGGAGGGCATCCGCGCGTGCGACGACGCGGGTCTGGTCGACGCGATACAGGGGGCCGCGCGGATGCAGGCGGCTTTTCTGGCGCGGGTATTCGCAGCAGCGGCGGAGTTGTATCACCGCCGACTGGCCGAGCAGCAGGTTGCCGCTCGGGAGATCTGGGCCATCGATGGCTGGGAGGCGGTGGCTGCGGAGATCGCGGCGGCTCAGGGCATCAGTCGGGGGCGGGCGGCGGGGCAGTTGCGGCTGGGTTTGGCCTTGGCTGAGCGGTTGCCGAAGCTGGAGGCGTTGTTTGCGGCGGGCGTGGTCGATTACCAGGTGGTGGCCGCGGTGGTGCATCGCACCGAGTTGATGATCGATCCGGATGCGATCCCGCGGATGGATCGGTGGCTGGAGCGTAATGCGCCCCGGTGGGGCAAATGGTCGAGAGCCCGGATCGTCGAAGCGGTCGACTATTGGGTGCAGGTGGTGGAACCGGCCGCAGTGCGTGAAGCCCGCACCCTGGATCAATCTCGTCACATTCTGGTGACTCCGCAGCATTCGGGGCTGGCGGAGATCTTCGGCGATGTGCGCACCGCCGATGCGTTGGCTTTCGACCATCGGCTCGATGAGTTGGCCGGCACGGTGTGCCCGGCGGATCCGCGCACTAAGCAGCAGCGCCGCGCCGATGCCCTCTCGGCACTGACGGCGGGTGCGGCCATCATGGCGTGCGAATGCGGTTCGCCGGATTGCCCGGCAGCCACTGGCGAGGCATCGGTGGGTGCGGTGATGATCCATGTGATGGCCGAGCAGGCCACCCTTGAGGGCCGCTCGGAAGTGCCGGGGTATGTGCCCGGGTTCGGTGGCCTGCAGGCCGACGCGGTGCGCACGATCGCCAAATCGGCAAAGCTGCGGACGATCCGTCATCCGCGGGATGCGGCGCCGGAATCGGGGTATCGGCCGTCAGCGGCGCTGGCGGACTTCATCCGCTGCCGTGATCTGACGTGTCGGTTTCCCGGATGCGGCCGACCCGCCGAGGTCGCTGACATCGACCACACCGTGCCATGGCCGCTGGGTCCGACGCATCCGAGCAATCTGAAGTTGCTGTGCCGGCTTCACCATCTTTTGAAGACTTTTTGGGTCGGGCCTAATGGGTGGCGGGACCGTCAAGAACCTGACGGCACGGTGATCTGGACCGCGCCCACCGGGCACACCTATGTCACCAAACCCGGCGGGGCCCTGTACTTCCCGCAGTTAGCCAACCCCACCGGCGAGCTGGATCTGCCCGACTGGAAGCCGACCGGCGACCGCGGCGTAATGATGCCCACCCGCCGGCGTACCCGGGATCAAGATCGGGCCTACCGGATCTGGCTGGAACGCAGCCACAACCAGGAACGCATCGCCGCCGCGGCGATCGAGGCCGCCGCCGCCGAACACGCCAGACGCATCGCCGCCGCAAACGACCCGCCCCCGTTTTAGCGAGGTCTGGTTGGCGGCATTCTATGGTTGATGCCGTGACTTCGAACCTCGACCTGTCCGGCGCCTCAACCTGGTCGCCGCGCGAAGTCGAGCTGTTAGAAGTCACCTTGGCGCTGCTGCAGGAGAACGGCTATGACCGGTTGACGGTTGACGCGGTTGCGGCCACCGCGCGAGCGAGTAAGGCCACGGTCTACCGGCGCTGGCCGTCGAAGGCCGAATTGGTGTTGGCGGCGTTCACCGAGGGCATCCGTCAGGCCGCGACCCCACCCGACACCGGCACGCTGCGCGGCGATCTGTTGCGACTGGGTGAGCTGGTCTGCCAACAGGTCGAGCAGCACGCCGGCACCATGCGTGCCGTGTTGGTGGAGGTATCGCGCAATCCCGCGCTGAACGAGGTGATGCAGCACCAGTTCATCGATCAGCGCAAGGCGTTGGTCCTGCACATTCTGGGGCAAGCCGTCGATCGTGGCGAGATCGACGCCGACGCCGTTGATGACGACCTTTGGGACGTGTTGCCGGGATATCTGATCTTCCGGTCCCTGGTCTCGGGTCGGATGCCCACGGCGCGCACCGTGGCGGACCTCGTCGATCAGGTGATTCTCCCGGGTCTCACCCGACGGCTCGGCTGACGTCGCCCGCACAAGATCGCGGTGCCGCAGACTATTGAACCGTACGGTTCCGTACCGTACGCTAATTTTCATTCGAGCAGCCCACCGATATCGGGAGGCTTCCGGTGCAGAGACCGTCGCTTTTCCCCCTGGTCCGGCGTGGGTGGATGGTCTTGGTGGCACTCGCGGTAGTCGCCGTCGCGGCGTTCTGCGTGTATCGACTGCACGGCATCTTCGGCTCGGGCGACACCACGTCGACCAGCAGCGAGGGCGCCGAGGAAATCGTCCCGTTCAACCCCAAGGACGTCGTCAACGAGGTCTTCGGCGCCCCGGGGGCTGTCGCCACCATCAACTATCTCGATGTCAACGCCGCCCCTCAGCAGGTCATCGATGCCCCGCTGCCCTGGAGATACCAGGCGACGACCACCGAGCCGGCCGTCATCGCCGATCTGCGGGCACAGGGCAACGGCGACACGCTGGGCTGTCGCATCGTGATCGACGGCGAGCTCAAGGACGAGAGGACCGCGAACGCCGTGAGCGCCTACATCTACTGCTTGGACAAGTCCGGATGAGCGGGCCCGGCCAGCGGCCCTTCTGGCCACGCACCATCCGCCACCTGGCGCTGCCGATCGTGCTGTTCTGGGTGGCGCTGGCCGCCGTGACAAACAGCCTCGTGCCGCAACTGGAGGTCGTGGCCGAAGCCCACAACGTGGGGATGAGCTCCCACGACGCGCCGTCGTACCAGGCGGCGAAGCGCATCGGAAAAGTGTTCCAGCAGTACGACACCGACAGCGCGGCGATGATCGTCATCGAAGGCGATCAGCCGCTCGGCGCCGACGCGCACCGGTTCTACGACACCCTGGTCGGCAAGCTGAAGGACGACACCCGACACGTCCAGCACATCCAGGATTTCTGGGGCGATCCGCTGACCGCCGCCGGTTCGCAGAGCAACGACGGCAAAGCGGCACTGGCGCAGGTGTTTCTGGCCGGAAGCCAGGGCGAGACGTTGGCCAATGAGTCGGTGGCCGCCGTCCGCGACATCGTCGAACACACGCCGGCGCCGCCCGGCGTGCACGCGTATGTGACGGGCGCCGCCCCGCTGGTTGCCGACCAGTTCTCGGTCGGCAGCGAGGGCACCAACAAGGTCACCGCGATCACCTTCCTGGTGATCGCGCTCATGCTGTTCGCGGTCTACCGCTCGGTCGGCACCACCGTGCTCGCGCTGCTCACTGTCGCCATCGAGATGGCTGCCGCGCGTGGATTCGTCGCCTTCCTCGGCTACCGCGAGATCATCGGACTATCAACGTACTCAACGAATCTGTTGACCCTGCTCGCGATCGCCGCGGGAACCGACTACGCGATCTTCATCATCAGCCGCTACCAGGAGGCGCGCGCGGCCGGTGAAGATCGCGAGACGGCGTTCTACACCATGTACCGCGGCACCGCCCACGTCGTGATCGGCTCGGGCCTGACCATTGCCGGTGCCGTGTACTGCCTGACCTTCACCCGGCTGCCCTACTTCCACACCCTGGGGCTGCCCGCCGCCATCGGCATTTTCGTCGCGCTGATCGCCGCGCTCACCCTGACGTCGGCGGTGCTCACGCTGTGCAGCCGGTTCGGATTCTTCGAGCCCACCCGGGCGATGCGGACCCGCGGCTGGCGCCGGATCGGTGCCGCCATCGTCCGGTGGCCCGGGCCGATCCTGGTGGTGGCGTGCGGCGTGGCCCTGATCGGGCTGCTTGCCCTGCCGGGCTACAAGACCAGCTACGACGCCCGTCTCTACATGCCGGATCGTGCCCCGGCCAACATCGGCTACGCGGCCGCCGAACGACATTTCTCGCAGGCCCGGCTCAATCCAGAACTGCTGATGATCGAGTCCGACCACGACCTGCGCAGCCCGGCGTCCTTCCTCGTCTTGGAGCGAGTCGCCAAGGCCGTGTTCCACACGCCGGGTATCGCCAAAGTGCAGTCGATGACACGCCCGTTGGGCACGCCGCTGAAGCACACGTCGATACCGTTTTCGGTCGGCCAGGGAAACGTCGCCCAGACCCAGAATCTGAAGTATCAGATGGACCGGGCGGCCGATCTGCTCAAGCAGGCGGCCGAAGCCGAGAAGTCGGTCCACACACTGGAACAGCAATATGCGCTGCAGCAGCAGCTCGCCAACGCCACCCACACCCAGACCCAGAGCTTTCACGACACCGTCGCCCTCACCAACGACCTGCGTGACCAGATCGCGAACTTCGACGACTTCTTCCGGCCGATTCGCAGTTACTTCTACTGGGAACCGCACTGCTTCGACATCCCCGTGTGCGCGGCGCTGCGCAACGTGTTCGACCTGCAGGACGGCATCGACAAGCTCAGCGAAAAGCTCGAACAGCTCACCACGGCCTTCGACCAATTGGACGCCCTGCAACCACAGCTGGTGGAACTGATCCCGTCCCAGATCGAAAGCCAACGGGTCAACCGCGACCTGGCGCTGAACAACTACGCCACCAACTCCGGGATCAGCGACCAGTCCGCCGCGGCCAACGACAACCCGGCCGCCATGGGCCAGGCCTTCGACGAAGCCAAGAACGACGACTCGTTCTACCTGCCGCCGGAAGCGTTCGACAACGCCGAATTCAAACGCGGCATGAAACTGTTCATGTCGCCGGACGGCAAAGCGGCGCAGATGATCATCACCCACGAGGGCGACCCGGCTACCCCGGAGGGCATCGCGCACATCGACTCGATTCGCAACGCCGCCAAGGAAGCGGTCAAAGGGACCCCGCTGCAGGGTTCGCACATCTACCTCGCCGGCACCGCCTCGACCTACAAGGACATCGCCGACGCCGCCAAATACGACCTGCTGATCGCCGGGATCGCTGCGCTGAGCCTGATTCTGCTGATCATGATGATCATCACCCGCAGCCTGGTCGCCGCGATCGTCATCGTGGGCACCGTTGCGCTTTCGCTGGGCGCCTCGTTCGGGCTGTCGGTGCTGGTATGGCAGTACCTGTTCGGCATCCATCTGTACTGGATCGTGTTGGCCCTGGCCGTCATTCTGTTGCTGGCGGTGGGCTCGGACTACAACCTGCTGTTGATCTCGCGGTTCAAGGAGGAGATCGGCGCCGGCATAAACACCGGGATCATCCGGGCGATGGGCGGCACGGGTTCGGTGGTGACCGCCGCCGGGCTGGTGTTTTCCGCGACCATGGCCTCGTTCATCTTCAGCGACCTGCGGATCCTCGGCCAGATCGGCACCACGATCGCGCTCGGCCTGCTGTTCGACACGCTGATCGTGCGATCGTTCATGACGCCGTCGATCGCGGCGCTGCTCGGACGCTGGTTCTGGTGGCCGCAACGGGTGCGTCAACGGCCCGCGGCGACCGCAAGCAGTTAAGCCCACTACTTCTTGGCCGGAGCTCTTTTCGCCGGAGCCTTTTTCGCGGGCGCCTTCTTGGCCGGTGCCTTCGCGGCAGAGGATCGCTTCTTCACGCTGGCCTCGAGCTTGGCCAGTAGATCGGAAACATCTTCG is a window from the Mycobacterium sp. SVM_VP21 genome containing:
- a CDS encoding MMPL family transporter; translated protein: MSGPGQRPFWPRTIRHLALPIVLFWVALAAVTNSLVPQLEVVAEAHNVGMSSHDAPSYQAAKRIGKVFQQYDTDSAAMIVIEGDQPLGADAHRFYDTLVGKLKDDTRHVQHIQDFWGDPLTAAGSQSNDGKAALAQVFLAGSQGETLANESVAAVRDIVEHTPAPPGVHAYVTGAAPLVADQFSVGSEGTNKVTAITFLVIALMLFAVYRSVGTTVLALLTVAIEMAAARGFVAFLGYREIIGLSTYSTNLLTLLAIAAGTDYAIFIISRYQEARAAGEDRETAFYTMYRGTAHVVIGSGLTIAGAVYCLTFTRLPYFHTLGLPAAIGIFVALIAALTLTSAVLTLCSRFGFFEPTRAMRTRGWRRIGAAIVRWPGPILVVACGVALIGLLALPGYKTSYDARLYMPDRAPANIGYAAAERHFSQARLNPELLMIESDHDLRSPASFLVLERVAKAVFHTPGIAKVQSMTRPLGTPLKHTSIPFSVGQGNVAQTQNLKYQMDRAADLLKQAAEAEKSVHTLEQQYALQQQLANATHTQTQSFHDTVALTNDLRDQIANFDDFFRPIRSYFYWEPHCFDIPVCAALRNVFDLQDGIDKLSEKLEQLTTAFDQLDALQPQLVELIPSQIESQRVNRDLALNNYATNSGISDQSAAANDNPAAMGQAFDEAKNDDSFYLPPEAFDNAEFKRGMKLFMSPDGKAAQMIITHEGDPATPEGIAHIDSIRNAAKEAVKGTPLQGSHIYLAGTASTYKDIADAAKYDLLIAGIAALSLILLIMMIITRSLVAAIVIVGTVALSLGASFGLSVLVWQYLFGIHLYWIVLALAVILLLAVGSDYNLLLISRFKEEIGAGINTGIIRAMGGTGSVVTAAGLVFSATMASFIFSDLRILGQIGTTIALGLLFDTLIVRSFMTPSIAALLGRWFWWPQRVRQRPAATASS
- a CDS encoding TetR/AcrR family transcriptional regulator produces the protein MVDAVTSNLDLSGASTWSPREVELLEVTLALLQENGYDRLTVDAVAATARASKATVYRRWPSKAELVLAAFTEGIRQAATPPDTGTLRGDLLRLGELVCQQVEQHAGTMRAVLVEVSRNPALNEVMQHQFIDQRKALVLHILGQAVDRGEIDADAVDDDLWDVLPGYLIFRSLVSGRMPTARTVADLVDQVILPGLTRRLG
- a CDS encoding HNH endonuclease produces the protein MFDQSLPSLEGIRACDDAGLVDAIQGAARMQAAFLARVFAAAAELYHRRLAEQQVAAREIWAIDGWEAVAAEIAAAQGISRGRAAGQLRLGLALAERLPKLEALFAAGVVDYQVVAAVVHRTELMIDPDAIPRMDRWLERNAPRWGKWSRARIVEAVDYWVQVVEPAAVREARTLDQSRHILVTPQHSGLAEIFGDVRTADALAFDHRLDELAGTVCPADPRTKQQRRADALSALTAGAAIMACECGSPDCPAATGEASVGAVMIHVMAEQATLEGRSEVPGYVPGFGGLQADAVRTIAKSAKLRTIRHPRDAAPESGYRPSAALADFIRCRDLTCRFPGCGRPAEVADIDHTVPWPLGPTHPSNLKLLCRLHHLLKTFWVGPNGWRDRQEPDGTVIWTAPTGHTYVTKPGGALYFPQLANPTGELDLPDWKPTGDRGVMMPTRRRTRDQDRAYRIWLERSHNQERIAAAAIEAAAAEHARRIAAANDPPPF
- a CDS encoding SDR family oxidoreductase yields the protein MILDKFRIDNQTAVVTGAGRGLGAAIAVAFAEAGANVVIASRTQSELETVAQQVRATGRRAHIVVADLAHPEETAKLAAEAVEAFGKLDIVVNNVGGTMPNTLLTTSTKDLKDAFTFNVATAHALTIAAVPLMLEHSGGGSIINITSTMGRVPGRGFAAYGTAKAALAHYTRLAALDLCPKIRVNAIAPGSIMTSALNVVAANEELRTPMEKATPMRRLGDPEEIAAAALYLASPAGAYLTGKVLEVDGGITFPNLDLPVPDL
- a CDS encoding MmpS family protein — encoded protein: MQRPSLFPLVRRGWMVLVALAVVAVAAFCVYRLHGIFGSGDTTSTSSEGAEEIVPFNPKDVVNEVFGAPGAVATINYLDVNAAPQQVIDAPLPWRYQATTTEPAVIADLRAQGNGDTLGCRIVIDGELKDERTANAVSAYIYCLDKSG